From the Lathyrus oleraceus cultivar Zhongwan6 chromosome 3, CAAS_Psat_ZW6_1.0, whole genome shotgun sequence genome, the window AACTTTAAAACCCTGAAATCATAGATTCACTGGATCGATGTCGGATCTGATTTTGAAAACCTTgataaattttataaaaataatttgtATCAAAGTTAAAAGTGATTGTTAAATTAATACATTTTCGTTTGCATTTGTCAAGAGTTGGATCGATAACCTTTAACACTATGTGATATTTCCTTTTGAAAAGTGAAGATGAATTTTGGAAAATTTCATATACGAATATGAATGATATGACACAAAATAAGTTGAAGTGTTAAAATGTGTGCGCTTttgatttaatatattataaaagATAGTGGAAAGAGCAAAGAAGAGTATTTTTTGGTCTGAAAATAATATTTTAGTAGCTCTGGAGTGAACTCTTACATCTTCATAAATTGACTTTTAAACTCTATCATCTACTTACACCTGTAGTGGATCGAATGTTTGACTTGTTTCAAAATTAGCGGTGATATTTTTATTCTCTTTTACTGTAATATGATCTATTAAAGGTGAATTTAATTGTTTTGAGATCTATCATGTAAGTATTGATGAGATTTTTTAGTAGCTACGATTTATTTTTGGATGATCCCCTCCACATTAaggttgtttgtttgtttatattATTTGTTGTTCTTCGTTATATTTTGTTTATCTTTATCTTGACAGGTCCAATGCTTTCTGGATATttttattatgaattttttttatatatattatatttactATTAAAAAGAATGAAAGAATAGAAAACAAAAAATGATACTGAAATAAAATAGGATTCAATATATCACACGTTACATGTAATGTAAGCGAGAATAGAATTGGTTTACATCTTTATAATAGAATTTTTTTATTCCCTCTTATAATGTGAAGATTCATGATCTATAGACAAATCAAATTAACAAATAGTACATTTAAGGATTATAAATAGAGAATCTTCACATtataaaggaaataaaaaaatttattttacAGGAATGTAAATCAAATATCATTTGTATTACAGGAGAATATCGAATATTTAACCCAATAAAATATCATTTAAAAAGTAACCACacatatattatatattataaaGATACGTATTACACAACATCCTCCTCCTGCACATACatcatttatttaatttcatATGGATATCTATGAAATCCAATTGATGAGTTGGAATGAAAGACTGATTATTCAAAGTACTAGATGCATGATCTTTTTTTGTTGGACATTTAAGTGGAAATTTCCATAGCCTTCTTTAGAAAGTCTTTTGCTTTAGAGTTAGAGCTAATATTGAAGAGCTCATTTACTGCAAGCTTAGAGACAATTGCTTTAGAATTAAAGCTAATATTGAAGAGCTCATTTACTGTAAGCTTAGAGCCAACGGTGAAAAAGTGTTGAGCTTTAGTTTTGGAAGAAAAACACCATCCATATTGGATTTGAGAATTAGGGTAACTACCGCAGAAATTTCCATTGCCCTTCTTAACACAATCGCCATGAGATTGACATAAGTAAGGATGTTCTTCAACCATCTTTACAATTGATTTACCACGAATTGGATCGATACACTGACCCGCAACTAGTATCCATGGAATACACCGACAATCATCTGGTGAGCCGCATGGTGGAATCTGAAATGGCGAACATAAACCCCAACAACGCGAAGCTTCTACCTTCTTCATAGAAAATATTACTTCAAAAGACAAGGTGTACAAAAATAGTTAGGACTTAATAATTTAGTAATATAAAGCAGATAGTGTTCAATTTCTCATGATAAGTTCTAAAACACAAATTAAAATGCATGGTATTTATAAATGTTGATGTGAAAGATGTTCAATATACATACAAATTGTGGCAAGCATCAAGAGAGCCAAAGGAGCAAGCTTAACGTATGCCATTGTTGAATCGAAAGAAATAAGCTACAAGAGTATTGGTTTTTAATTATGAACTTAGCTTTGTGTTACATTATGATTCTTTGCATGTAACAATTTATAGAAACATGATAATACTAAAGACAATAATGTCCCTGTCTATGGTGGGTTGATGGTGATGTTTAGTATTTAATAAAGATATGGCTAATGAATCCATCCTATTTATTCTTTATACTGTCAATAACTTTGCCACAAATAGATTTCAAGATAAAACATAGTTTAGTTATATTCCATCatactttctaaagaaaatagCAATGTATATGTTCATATGTATTTTTAACGAATCATGAGTTTAAATAGTCTATGAAATTAATTCGAAATTTTTCTCAAATAATTTGTACAAACCACATGTATAAGAAAGTATATGTGTGAAATGATTGTAAATTTCTGTACACAGACACTAGTACACAAAGAATATTAGAATTATTGATATAATACctattttattaaaaaaatatataaaatttataaacaatgacaattttataattaaaataaaaattttaaTTTTACTATTAATCATTAATACTCCATTTTTGAAAAAATTAGTGTTTAATATACATTACTTTTATTAGAAATAAATGTTTTAATGTAACATACATACTTTTAAGAAAATAAgtataaaataataaaataattaaactatatatatatatatatatatatatatatatatatatatatatatatatatatatatatatatatatatatattcctgcatttaaaaatattaaatatgatactaaaatttaattttgtatttaatttgatttagaaatattatatacataataaataaataattaaaattatatacacaataaataaataattaaaatttcTGCTAAAATTTAGAAAAGTTCGCTTATAAAATATATTAGGATTTCACTACCATGGCATCTTCTCTCTCAATTCTTCTCTCAATCAATTAAGTTTGAAAAATTTTCTAAAAAATATTCTCTATGTTAattttgaataataaaaaatGTAATCTCTTTCTTTTAGGTTTCAATCGAATTAGAATCGGTGTTTCCTTCTGCTTGTCACATGCCGCCGTGTCAAGATCCTTGTGGTATGTCCTTTGACTTATAAGTATTTTTCTTAAACCCTCACTCTAATTTAGttagttttgtttaatttgtGTTCTTTGGAAATAAAATTTCATATCACTTTGATTCAAAATTATAACTCTATTATTTGATATTGAATATGTTATTTGATACTTGACTTCTATGTATTGTTTGTTGTGATTAGTTCTTAAGTAAGGATAACATATTTTGATTTTCAACAACGTGTATTTTACTAATTTGAAATCGATTTGTCATGGATTGTgataattattttattttgatttacTTTTGTAATGCAACTTCATTTTATTCGCCATATATCTAACTTATGTAGTATCCTAACGAACCCGAAGAAATGAAGTATCAATTTGAACCAACATGCGAGGTATGAAGTTTTAAACATGATTATGCAAAATATTCAGACTTAGACCTCCTTTTTGAATTGACATACGATATTTAATAATTTCTTTTCTTTATCGGGtcaaatataatttttaaaaatcatttCATATTTGTAGCAAAAAATTGTATAGATAAAAAGTTTACGAAATTCCTCGTCATGTTCATGTTGATCTTTTTAACATAGTTATGCAAAAAGTTTACAAAAATGGTATAGAAATAAGTTCCATAAAATTGTTTGACATATTATTATAAAAAATTGAAgttattaattaaaaaaatataacGTTCCAAATAAATTCTATATAAATAAGTTTCATAAATTTGTTTGAAACTAAACTATTAATAAAAAGTTTACAAAAATTGTATAGAAATAAGTTCCATAAATTTGTTTGAAATAAGTTCTTAACATGcaaaattatttattaaattaaaattatcAAACGTACCAAAAAATGTTAGCATTATCAATTTGTTATAAAATTTAATCAACTTTAACATGCGAAATTTAAACAATTTGATGTAAAAGTTACAAAATAAAAAGTTATCATTATCAATTTGTTATAAATTTTTAACATGcaaaattattttttgaaaaattgttgccctttaataaaatttaatcaactttaatTGTTATACAATTAATGGAAAGATAATATTTTTCTATcaataattttattttatcaatACTATTTAAAATTCTTACTAAGATAATACAGCTCTTACTAATAAGCTACCATTTAGATTTTGATTGTTATCTTTAATTTCTACTAATaaattattgtttttatttttatttgtatcTATACTTGTTCATTTCTACATTTTTAACTTATTTATTGGGTagaaaaattatttaaatttgTAAGTATAtttcttcatttatttttaataaatatatcTAAAATTCTGTTTTTATGCTTTAATTATAACTTCaactcttttatttatttatttttttagttTCAAATTTCACATACAAAGTTTTGAGTGGACTCTACCTCTAAAGTAAAATAGGAGCGTGGAACATTTGACTTACACAATATTTAATATACCAATgattaattttatattttaattagtGACACATATTTAATCTTAACTATTACTATTAAATTTTCTTATTTTCTACaacaaatattataaaaatatatattttctatattaataaatttatatttatatttgtTTCAACTTAGATATTTGAGTCGCTGGTGTATCTCCAATTCCTCTAGCGagaaatttgattttttttgatatttttaggATATTTAATAACAAATTTGGTGGCCATAGTGATGAAGCTATGCAAGCATTCATACAAAATAAGATGTACAATCATCCTAAAAAATGTTTTTTAGGACCTTGTTTAAATGCGTAAGGGCATATTACTAATTAGATTGTCAAATTATTTGCATGTTATATTTTTGTTTATATGTGCTTCTAACATAATTGTTTGTAAAATCACAACAATCACTGtcaattatttttaatttctCCAGAAGTGAAAACAAACTTTAAAGACGCAAAAACTTGAATTAAATTAAATGGAAACTGCAATAAATGATATTAAACAAAAAGCAATAACtaactaaaagaaaataaaagaaagggACACAGATTCATACATGATTCTCAGAAACTATTTTTCTCTTTGACTTGGATACTCTAATTTTATAGAGAAAGATAAGAATTTATGCAACCTTCATTATGATCTATGAACCCAttatttatactaaactaaaggTAATCGTCGTCGACAGATTATTCATTGAAAATACACATATTTAGAACATGCAACTTAGTCTTTTGAAGAACTGCCACATTATTAGAACATAGAAACTATTGAAAACCATTATCCCATGTCTCTTAGCGACTAATAACTGCCTGCTGGTTGAAGGTAGTTGCTGAAAGCCCTTATTGCTAAGACCTATTTCAATTCTTTGGTTTCcaaaaatattattaatatttGAAGTCCATTGAATGCTTCAACTTTGCCATGGTGTCGAGTGGTCAATTAGATTTGTTCCTATTACTCCTTCAAACCATGTTTCAAGATATGCTCTTGAGATTCTTCCTAACCATATTTCAAGATGCTACTCGAAACGTTCTAGTCAGCGTAGTCGTTAATGTCGACTTGTGTCAATAAATGCTAACACTTAACATTTTCCCAATGCGGCATTCAATTGATTTGTTTCCAAATAGAAATTTCATAATAATAGATGGAAGAAAGGTGGCATTTTTGTAACCCTTCGGCACTACTTACCTAGTCTACACAGATCGTATCAACTaaaatttttattatttaatttttatttcttGGTCATCATGACCACTTTCTACCAAACAGTCACGTCATAAACGTGCGTGCGGATGATCATCATCATCCCATATTTCCTAGGATATTAAACCATCACTAAAAATGAAATTAAGACAACAAATTGTTTAATTCCTTTTTTCATCTTTTCCCATGACCTTTTGGTACCAACTGTCGACCTGAGTACGCTGCATGTCCAAAATTATTTGGAGGGAGAAAACTGAAATATTTTCTTCCATTTGGCTATTTAATATGTTCTTCCTCAGATCTCTTCTCTTTGAAAATTTCCTTCTTCTGAAAAGCGAAAAGAAAAAGAACCCAAGAGAGCTTTCTGTAACTTGGCATCTCCTTCAACACATTTATTTTCAAAaaccttaagaaacaacaatGACTCCAAAGTTCAAATCTGCTCTGAGTGCTCCTTTAGCTGCTAATAATGAAGAACTGGTTTACATCAACGATCACACCTACATTCCCGAGCCTCCCATGGAGGATGGAAGAAGAAAAGTTTGGTATGGTAACACCCTGATTCCCTACTCCATTGCAAGTACCATATATGCTTTCATGGATCCTCTCCCTGGACATGTTAAGAAACCCCAAGTGCTGAGAGATTTCTTTCTCTATTGTTCTTATCATTCTCGGCTTCTTCAAGAAAGTatgtgaagcttgtcagaaaaATAGGAATGTATATGTTCATATGTATTTTTAGCGAATATTAGAATTATTGATATAATATctattttattaaaaaaaatataaaatttataaacaatgacaattttataattaaaatgaaaattttaaTTTTACTATTAATCAGTAATACTCCATTTTTGAAAAAACTAGTGTTTAATATACATTACTTTTATTAGAAATAAATGTTTTAATGTAACATACATACTCTTAAGAAAATAAgtataaaataataaaataatatatatattcctacatttaaaaatattaaatatgatactaaaatttaattttgtatttagtttgatttagaaatattatatacataataaataaataattaaaattatatacacaataaataaataattaaaatttcCGCTAAAATTTAGAAAAGTTCGCTTATAAAATATATTAGGATTTCACTACCATGGCATCTTCTCTCTCAATTCTTCTCTCAATCAATTAAGTTTGAAAATTTTTCTAAAAGATATTCAGAATCAAAAATATTCTCTATGTCAATTTTGAATAATCAAACACCTAATCTCTTTCTTTTAGGTTTCAATCGAATTAGAATCGGTGTTTCCTCATGCTTGTCACATGCCGCCGGGCAAGATCCTTGTGGTATGTCCTTTGACTTATAAGTATTTTTCTTAAACCCTCACTCTAATTTAGttagttttgtttaatttgtGTTCTTTGGAAATAAAATTTCATATCACTTTGATTCAAAATTATAACTCTATTATTTGATATTGAATATGTTATTTGATACTTGACTTCTAGGTATTATTTGTTGTGATTAGTTCTTAAGCAAGGATAAGATATTTAGATTTTGAACAAAGTGTATTTTACTAATTTGAAATCTATTTGTCATGGATTGTgataattattttattttgatttacTTTTGAAATGCAACTTCATTTTATTGGCCATATATCTAACTTATGTAGTATTCTAATGAAACCGAAGAAGTGAAGTATCAATTTGAACCAACATGCGAGGTATGAAGTTTTAAACATGATTATGCAAAATATTCAGACTTAGACCTCCTTTTTGAATTGACATACGATATTTAATAATTTCTTTTCTTTATCGGGtcaaatataatttttaaaaatcatttCATATTTGTAGCAAAAAATTGTATAGATAAAAAGTTTACGAAATTCCTCGTCATGTTCATGTTGAGCTTTTTAACATAGTTATGCAAAAAGCTTACAAAAATGGTATAGAAATAAGTTCCATAAAATTGTTTGACATATTATAAAAAATTGAAgttattaataaaaaaaaatataacgTTCCAAATAAATTCTATATAAATAAGTTCCATAAATTTGTTTGAAACAAAACTATTAataaaaaatttacaaaaattGTATAGAAATAAGTTCCATAAATTTGTTTGAAATAAGTTCTTAACATGcaaaattatttattaaattaaaattatcAAAACGTACCAAAAAATGTTAGAATTATCAATTTGTTATAAAATTTAATCAACTTTAACATGCGAAACTTAAACAATTTGATataaaagttttaaaaaaaaagttatcATTATCAATTTGTTATAAATTTTTAACATGcaaaattattttttgaaaaattgtttccctttaataaaatttaatcaactttaatTGTTATACAATTAATGGAAAGATAATATTTGTCTATcaataattttattttatcaatACTATTTAAAATTCTTATTAATGGGAAGATAATACAGTTCTTACTAATAAGCTACCATTTAGATTTTCATTGTTATCTTTAATTTCTACTAATaaattattctttttatttttatttgtataTATACTTGTTCATTTCTACATTTTTAACTTATTTATTGGGTagaaaaattattaaaatttttAAGTATATTTCtacatttatttttaataaatatatcTAAAATTCTGTTTTTATGCTTTAATTATAACTTCaactcttttatttatttatttttttagttTCAAATTTCACATACAAAGTTTTCAGTGGACTCTACTTCTAAAGTAAAATAGGAGGGTGGAATATTTGACTTACACACTATTTAATATACCAATGATTAGTTTTATATTTTAATTAGCGAAACATATTTAATCTTAACTATTACTATTAAATTTTCTAATTTTCTACAACCAATcttataaaaatatatattttatcCTCGTGGTGCAcgtaaatatatatatatatatatatatatatatatatatatatatatatatatatatatatatatatatatatatatatatatatatatatatatatatatatatatatattataaagTTTTCTATATTAataaatttatatttatatttgtTTCAACTTAGATATTTGAATCGCTAGTGTATCTCCAATTCCTCTAGCGAGaaatttgatttgtttgatatttttaggATATTTAATAACAAATTTGGTGGCCATAGTGATGAAGCTATGCAAGCATTCATACAAAATAAGATGTACAATCATCCTAAAAAATGTTTTTTAGGATCTTGTTTAAATGTGTAAGTGCATATTACTAATTAGATTGTCAAATTATTTGCATGTTATATTTTTGTTTATATGTGCTTCTAACACAATTGTTTAAAAAATCACAACAATCACTGtcaattatttttaatttctCCAGAAGTGAAAACAAACTTTAAAGACGCAAAAGCTTGAATTAAATTAAATGGAAACTGCAATAAATGATATTAAACAAAAAGCAATAACtaactaaaagaaaataaaagaaagggACACAGATTCATACATGATTCTCAGAAACTATTTTTCTCTTTGACTTGGATACTCTAATTTTATAGAGAAAGATAAGAATTTGTGCAACCTTCATTATGATCTATGAACCCATTATTTATAATAAACTAAAGGTAATCGTCGTCGACAAATTATTCATTGAAAATAGACACATATTTAGAACATGCAACTTAGTCTTTTGAAGAACTGCCACATTGTTAGAACTTAGAAACTACTGAAAACCATTATCCCATGTCTCTTAGCGACTAATAATTGCCTGCTGGTTGAAG encodes:
- the LOC127128962 gene encoding albumin-1 — translated: MAYVKLAPLALLMLATILIFSMKKVEASRCWGLCSPFQIPPCGSPDDCRCIPWILVAGQCIDPIRGKSIVKMVEEHPYLCQSHGDCVKKGNGNFCGSYPNSQIQYGWCFSSKTKAQHFFTVGSKLTVNELFNISFNSKAIVSKLAVNELFNISSNSKAKDFLKKAMEIST